The sequence CCCACCAGAAACGAGCCCTCGTGCTCCCTGAAGATCACGGACTGCACGTTGGGCTGGTCCACGGCCATGTCCACGATGACGAACCGGGTGTCCGGGAACTGCGGGGCGATCTGCTCCAGAACCGAGGCATAGGAGAACCCGACCACGATGATCGGGTCAAAACCGCGCGCCGCAAAGCGCTGCATGGCCTGGGCGTACTGCGATTCGTTTGTCGGCGTGAACTCGTGATACGGAAGCCCCGACGTCTCCCTGAACTTTTCCGCACCGCGATAGGCCGCTTCGTTGAACGATCTGTCAGACTTGCCCACCTGATCGTAGAGCAAGGCGGGCTTGAAGGCGTAAGCGGTGCCGGAACACAGGATCAAAACCAGGAGCATGAGGGTGGGTATGAGCGAGCGGGGCATGGATCCTCCACCAGAAGCGGAACCTGTCAGGTGCCGCCGGATTGTCGAAAAAGGGCCGGGACGCGGTGAGCGATGCTACCTCATACGCCCCGGCGAGCCAAGCGAACGCACGGCAGTAAACCCGGCGGCCGAGCCTTGCCTGCCGCCGGAAAACCGTGCGAAAGAACCGGCTAGCGGTCCATGATGTCGAAGTAGTTGGTGACGATGATCTTGCCCGAGATGATGTCCGCCTTGGCCTGATCCACCTTGGCCTTCATCTCCGGGGTGATCAGCGCCTCGTTGTACTTGTCCAGGGCGTAGTCCACCCCGCCATCGGCCAGGCCCAGGACCTTCATGCCGGGTTCCCAGTCGCCATTGCGCATGTCCTGCATGGCCTCGTACACGGCCAGGTCCACGCGCTTGACCATGGAGGTCAGCACGCTGCCGGGATGGATGTAGTTCTGGTTGGAGTCCACGCCGATGGAGAACTTCTTGGCGTCGGCCGCGGCCTGCAGCACGCCCATGCCCGACCCGCCCGCCGCGGTGAAGACCACGTCCGCGCCCCGATCGAACTGGGAACGGGCCAGCTCGCCAGCCTTGATGGGGTCGCCCCAGGCCGCCGGAGTGGTCCCGGTCATGTTCTCGAAAATCTTGATATCCTTGTTCACATACTGCGCGCCCTCCTTGTAGCCGAGGGCGAACTTGCGGATCAGCGGCACATCCATGCCGCCCACGAACCCGATCTTGCCGGTCTGGGTCTTCATGGCCGCGATCATACCCACCAGGAACGAACCCTCGTGTTCCTTGAAGACCACGGACTGCACGTTGGGCAGGGTCACGACCATGTCGATGATCACGAACCGGGTGTCCGGGAACTCCGGGGCGATCTTTTCGAGCGCCGAGGCAAACGAGAACCCGACCACCACGATCAGGTCGCTGCCCTTGGTCGCGAACCGGCGCAACGCCTGCTCGTACTGCGACTCGTTGGTCGGCTCGAAGTCCCGGTACTTGATGCCGGTCTCCTGCGAAAATTTCTCTGCGCCCATGTGCGCGGCCTGGTTGAACGACTTGTCGAATTTGCCGCCCAGGTCGTAGATCACGGCAGGATTGAGGGCCAATGCGTTGCCGGCGAAAAACGCCAGAACCAAGGCAACCACGGCGGGTATCATCAGCTTGCGGAACATGCATCCCTCCCAAACGGTTTCGCGGGAACTCCCCTGTTCCCGCCACAACAAACGCCAACCGGGCGGTTCGCACCCGCCCCCGCACCACATAGCGCGGCGGTATCCTACGCTATACTCCATCACCCGCTGAACGCCAACCGGAACATGGGTTCGACAGGCCGTTGCCGGGCGACTGGATTCGGCAGGATCCGGTCACGGGTTTGCGGGCTGATAGACCCGGATGCGACGGATGGCAGAGAGGAGACAAGAAACGCCCCGCGAAAGAGTTGCGCGGGGCGTTTGGGTCGATGACGTCAGGGAATCAATTGAAAAGGTCGGAGATGGCGTTGCGGATGGACCCCTTGATTTCATCCTTGGTCGCTTCCTTGGCGTCCGTGCCGATCTCCTTGGCGTCGTCATCCAGCCCCATGTCGTTGTGGGTCTGCTGCTGCGAAGCCTGCGGCATCCGGGCCTGCTGGGCATTGGTTGGAAGCTCGTAATAGGCGGCGTCGAGGTTGCGCACGGACACCTTGGCCAGGCGCATCTCGTCGCCGTAACGGAGGATGCCGCCGTAGCCCATTTTCTTTGCCTCATCCAGGGAGTCCTGGAAGGATTGGCCCATGGACTGGGTCATGGCCTCACCCATGGCGATCCAGGCTTCGGTGATCTTCTTGATGTTGGAGTGGGTGGACAGGACCATCTCGTCGCGGCGCACGACCTTGCCGTCCTCGAAGACCACGGCATTGTAAACCTTCCCCTTGTACCCGGCGATGCTTTCGGTCTTGCCGGTCTTTTCGTAGCGCACCTCGTATTCGGGTTCGGACCCGCCGCCGAACATGGACGTCAGGCCGCTTCCCATGCCCGAGGCCATGGCCCCGATATCATAGACCTGGCACTGACCGGAATCGCAATTCACGGAATAGACCTTGCCGTTGGACAGCAGCGTGTAGGCAGTGGGCGAGGTGTCCATGCGCACATGCTGCGCGTCGCGGGTGCAGAGCGTGACCATGGTCCCATCGGTATACTTGTAGGTGGCCACGATGTCGGACGCGGCCAACGCGGCCATGGGTACGGCCAGGACTAGACATAATAAAAGGACGATCCTGCGCATAATGTTTCTCCTCCCGATTCTCCCCTCGGTTGATCACGCTCCCGCGCGGCACAAAGCCGTTCTCGGTCCAACGATAATCATAAAAAAAGAAATATTTCAACGCATGAATACATATTTGGATTTTGCCGACCAAGGAAACCGACCACCACAAGGGCAATCCCAGCCAAAGACACAATGCACCCATGTCGACGCCTCACGAAAAAAGGCTTCCCCTCGCGAGAGAGGAAGCCTTTGATATCGACGACTTTCAGGATACGGCCGGGATTCCCGCCATGGGAATCCGGCGCGCGGAGTCCTGATCGGAGCGGCGTTTCGAGTTCAAGAGAGAATCACCCGATTCCCCGCACTCGAACCGCTCCAGCAGCCCCTGGGAAACACTCGGTTAATACCCGACGGTAAAGCGCTCTCCGGTATGGGCGGGGTCTTCCAGTTCGTCCACCATGGCGATGGCGAAATCCTCGAAAGAGATGCTGGAACCGGCATCGGTGGCCAGCAGCTGATCCTTGCCCAGGCGGAAATTCCCTGTCCGCGCACCAGGGCCGAACACGGCCGACGGAGACAGGAAGGTCCAGTCGAGATCGTCGACGGTCTTGATGTATTCCAGAAAATCAACGCCCTTCGACGCCTCTGCCTTGTACTCCTCGGGGAAGTCCGGCTGATCGATCACCTTTTCTCCCGGCGCGACTTCAAGGCTTCCGGCTCCGCCCACGACGAGATACCGCTTTACGCCGGAATCCTTCACGGCCTGGATAAGCTCCGCCGGATCGGTGTCCACGAAGCGTACCGCGCTGATCACGGCGTCATGTCCCTTCAGCAGGGCAGAGAGACTCTCCTTGTCATGAACGTCGCCCTTTACCGGGGTGACGCCATCAAGCTTGACGATTTTTTCAGGATGGCGGGCGATTCCCGTCACAGTATGATTGCGGGCAGTCAGTTCCTTCAAAAGTCTGGTTCCGACGTTACCGGATGCGCCTATAAGTGCTACAGTTGCCATAACGGCCTCCTAGGTATATTAATTAGACGTAGTCAATTTTCTAGACCATAGCCAACCCAACGGTTCGTGACAATAAGTCAAATTTTAATGACCAGGTCAACGCAAGATGACCTGCAAGATTCCCCCGGAGATACAACAATGGAAGACAGCCTGCCCATATCTTTTGTCCAGCCCTGCCCCATAAGGGACGTGCTCGATCGCATCGGCGACCAATGGAGCTTGCTCGTGTTGCACTCGTTGTCCAAAGGAACACTGCGCTTCAATGAGCTGGTCCGCAACGTCGGAGACATCTCCAAACAAATGCTGTCCAAGACGCTCAAACGGCTGGAAAAGGATGGTTTCGTCAAACGCACAATCTACCCGGAAGTCCCCTTGCGCGTGGAATACGAATTGACGGCCATCGGCAAATCCTTTCTCAAGCCCATGGCCGAGCTCATCCACTGGGCCAACGCGAATCATCAGGAAATAGTGCTGGCCAGAGAACACTACGAGAGCGCCAAACCGATTCGATAGAACAGGCACGCGCAGAGCGCCCCGCCCTACCGATCAGACATTGCGTACGAACGGCTCCGTCGAGTCTCGGATAATCGCCATGACAGGAAAAGGCCTGACGAAGCAATCTTCGTCAGGCCTTGTTTTCTGATGCGGTTTAAAGCGTACGGCTCGCGAACAAACCGGCCTGCGGAACCTACCGGAAGTCCACCGGGAACGGGCCGTTGCCCAGGTCCACGGAGGCCTTGACCTCCGGCGTGACGGAGATGACGCGCCCGCGCCGGATGACGAAAAGCCGGGCCGGGTGCAGGCGCAGGGCCTCCATCCTGTCGGCCGCCTGGAGCACGACCATGTCGGCGTTGTTGCCCGGTGCCAGACCGTAACCGTCGAGGCCAAGGGTCTTTGCG is a genomic window of uncultured Pseudodesulfovibrio sp. containing:
- a CDS encoding NAD(P)-dependent oxidoreductase, with amino-acid sequence MATVALIGASGNVGTRLLKELTARNHTVTGIARHPEKIVKLDGVTPVKGDVHDKESLSALLKGHDAVISAVRFVDTDPAELIQAVKDSGVKRYLVVGGAGSLEVAPGEKVIDQPDFPEEYKAEASKGVDFLEYIKTVDDLDWTFLSPSAVFGPGARTGNFRLGKDQLLATDAGSSISFEDFAIAMVDELEDPAHTGERFTVGY
- a CDS encoding BMP family ABC transporter substrate-binding protein, with translation MFRKLMIPAVVALVLAFFAGNALALNPAVIYDLGGKFDKSFNQAAHMGAEKFSQETGIKYRDFEPTNESQYEQALRRFATKGSDLIVVVGFSFASALEKIAPEFPDTRFVIIDMVVTLPNVQSVVFKEHEGSFLVGMIAAMKTQTGKIGFVGGMDVPLIRKFALGYKEGAQYVNKDIKIFENMTGTTPAAWGDPIKAGELARSQFDRGADVVFTAAGGSGMGVLQAAADAKKFSIGVDSNQNYIHPGSVLTSMVKRVDLAVYEAMQDMRNGDWEPGMKVLGLADGGVDYALDKYNEALITPEMKAKVDQAKADIISGKIIVTNYFDIMDR
- a CDS encoding helix-turn-helix domain-containing protein; the encoded protein is MEDSLPISFVQPCPIRDVLDRIGDQWSLLVLHSLSKGTLRFNELVRNVGDISKQMLSKTLKRLEKDGFVKRTIYPEVPLRVEYELTAIGKSFLKPMAELIHWANANHQEIVLAREHYESAKPIR